The Bifidobacterium animalis subsp. animalis ATCC 25527 genome has a segment encoding these proteins:
- the infB gene encoding translation initiation factor IF-2: MAKARVYELAKELGVDSKTVLEKLKDMGEFVKSASSTVEAPVVRRLKAAFPKDGGNDSKPAAKKSSAPKPGAPAAAKPAATPAAVAGATPATAAPSAPKPGQRSNTGAKPGAHNTRRNEQTPRPGQNAGQRGATPRPHAPGKPGANAGGTRNGGKAAPAPHTPQHGGNRGGSNNAPKPGANAAQHAPRPGNNPFSRKQGMHTPTPGDIPRPHPMARPTVNNNERRGGGNGRPGQRGGFRPRPGQGGSGAPKPGSWGQHRQGAGSGSGRPGGNRFGGGNGGNNFQNNGPSNGPSRGGGRGRGGTAGAFGRQGGKSSKARKNRLAKRHEYEELKAPVIGGVRIPTGNGQTIRLRQGASLADLAEKINVNPAALVTVLFHLGEMATATQSLDESTFQILGEEIGWNIKIVSAEEEDKELLQQFDIDLESEELQEDADLKPRPPVVTVMGHVDHGKTRLLDTIRRTNVIAREAGGITQRIGAYQVTVDLEGEERKITFLDTPGHEAFTAMRARGAELTDIAILVVAADDGVMPQTVEAINHAQSAHVPIVVAVNKIDVPGANPEKVRGQLTEFGLVPEEYGGSTMFVDISAKQGTNVDKLLEAVLLTADAELDLRANPDMDARGATVEARLDKGRGAVATVLVQSGTLHIGDSIVAGTSYGRVRAMLDENGKHMKEALPSTPVQVLGLTSVPTAGDLFLVAPDDRAARQIAEKRQATERAAQLAKRRKVVSLEEFKKKFAESEIDMLNIVIKGDSSGSVEALEDSLMKIEVSDEVGIQVIHRGVGAITQNDVNLASVDKAVIIGFNVRPNRQVADLAEREGVEIKYYSVIYKAIEDIEASLKGMLKPEYEEVTTSHSEIREIFRSSKFGNIAGVMVLDGEVKRGTKARILRDGVTTFNDLEISSLRRFKDDVKSVTEGYEAGINLGNFNDIEIGDVIETFEMREIERK, from the coding sequence GTGGCGAAAGCACGCGTATACGAATTGGCCAAGGAACTTGGCGTAGACAGCAAGACCGTTCTTGAGAAGCTCAAGGACATGGGCGAGTTTGTCAAATCCGCGTCATCCACGGTGGAGGCCCCGGTCGTGCGCAGACTGAAGGCGGCCTTCCCGAAGGACGGCGGCAATGATTCCAAGCCGGCGGCGAAGAAGAGCTCCGCACCCAAGCCGGGTGCACCAGCAGCGGCGAAGCCTGCCGCGACGCCCGCCGCAGTAGCCGGTGCAACTCCGGCAACGGCAGCCCCGTCCGCACCGAAGCCGGGCCAGCGATCCAACACGGGCGCCAAGCCTGGCGCCCATAACACCCGCAGGAACGAGCAGACCCCACGTCCAGGCCAGAACGCCGGCCAGCGTGGTGCGACTCCGCGCCCGCACGCCCCAGGCAAGCCGGGTGCCAATGCCGGCGGCACTCGCAACGGAGGTAAGGCTGCACCCGCTCCGCATACCCCTCAGCACGGCGGCAACCGCGGCGGTTCCAACAATGCGCCGAAGCCGGGAGCCAATGCGGCCCAGCATGCGCCACGTCCGGGCAACAACCCGTTCAGCCGTAAGCAGGGCATGCACACACCCACGCCGGGAGACATCCCGCGTCCGCATCCGATGGCGCGTCCGACGGTCAATAACAACGAACGCCGTGGCGGAGGCAATGGTCGACCGGGTCAGCGTGGAGGCTTCCGCCCACGTCCGGGCCAAGGCGGTAGCGGTGCCCCGAAGCCGGGTTCCTGGGGTCAGCATCGTCAGGGTGCAGGCAGCGGTAGCGGTCGTCCGGGTGGTAACCGTTTCGGTGGCGGCAACGGCGGCAACAACTTCCAGAACAATGGTCCAAGCAACGGTCCATCGCGCGGTGGCGGCCGTGGTCGCGGCGGCACAGCCGGCGCCTTCGGCCGTCAGGGCGGCAAGTCCTCGAAGGCTCGCAAGAACCGTTTGGCGAAGCGTCACGAATACGAAGAGCTGAAAGCACCGGTCATCGGCGGTGTGCGCATCCCCACCGGTAACGGCCAGACCATCCGTCTGCGGCAGGGCGCCTCGCTGGCGGATCTCGCCGAGAAAATCAACGTGAATCCGGCGGCGCTGGTCACCGTGCTGTTCCACTTGGGTGAGATGGCCACGGCCACCCAGTCACTCGACGAATCCACGTTCCAGATCCTTGGCGAGGAAATCGGTTGGAACATCAAGATCGTTTCCGCCGAAGAGGAAGACAAGGAGCTGCTCCAGCAGTTCGACATCGACCTCGAGAGCGAGGAGCTGCAGGAGGACGCCGACCTGAAGCCGCGTCCTCCGGTGGTCACCGTCATGGGCCACGTCGACCACGGCAAGACCCGACTGCTCGACACGATCCGCCGCACCAACGTCATCGCCCGTGAGGCCGGCGGCATCACGCAGCGCATCGGTGCATACCAGGTCACCGTGGATCTCGAGGGTGAGGAACGCAAGATCACGTTCCTTGACACCCCCGGCCACGAGGCCTTCACCGCCATGCGTGCCCGTGGCGCGGAGCTCACCGACATCGCGATCCTCGTGGTGGCTGCCGACGACGGCGTGATGCCGCAGACCGTCGAAGCCATCAACCACGCGCAGTCGGCCCATGTGCCGATCGTCGTGGCCGTGAACAAGATCGATGTGCCCGGTGCAAACCCCGAGAAGGTGCGTGGCCAGCTCACCGAATTCGGCCTCGTGCCGGAGGAGTACGGCGGCAGCACGATGTTCGTCGACATCTCCGCCAAGCAGGGCACGAACGTCGACAAGCTGCTCGAAGCGGTGCTGCTCACCGCCGACGCCGAGCTCGACCTGCGTGCGAACCCGGATATGGATGCCCGCGGTGCCACCGTGGAAGCCCGACTCGACAAGGGCCGCGGTGCTGTGGCGACCGTGCTTGTGCAGTCCGGCACGCTCCACATCGGCGACTCGATCGTGGCCGGTACCTCGTATGGCCGTGTGCGCGCCATGCTCGACGAGAACGGCAAGCACATGAAGGAGGCGCTGCCGTCAACGCCTGTGCAGGTGCTCGGCCTCACCTCGGTGCCCACCGCAGGCGATCTGTTCCTCGTGGCTCCGGATGACCGCGCGGCACGCCAGATCGCCGAGAAGCGCCAGGCCACGGAACGTGCGGCCCAGCTCGCGAAGCGCCGCAAGGTGGTTTCGCTCGAGGAGTTCAAGAAGAAGTTCGCCGAGTCCGAGATCGACATGCTCAACATCGTGATCAAGGGCGACTCCTCCGGTTCGGTGGAGGCGCTCGAGGACTCCCTCATGAAGATCGAGGTCTCCGACGAGGTGGGCATTCAGGTGATCCACCGCGGCGTTGGCGCCATCACGCAGAACGACGTGAACCTCGCCTCCGTCGACAAGGCCGTGATCATCGGCTTCAACGTGCGCCCGAACCGCCAGGTGGCGGATCTCGCGGAGCGCGAGGGCGTGGAGATCAAGTACTATTCGGTCATCTACAAGGCGATCGAAGACATCGAGGCGTCGCTTAAGGGCATGCTCAAGCCGGAATACGAGGAGGTCACCACCTCCCACTCCGAGATCCGCGAGATCTTCCGCTCGTCGAAGTTCGGCAACATCGCCGGCGTCATGGTGCTCGACGGCGAGGTCAAGCGCGGCACGAAGGCCCGCATTCTGCGCGACGGCGTGACCACGTTCAACGACCTTGAGATCTCGTCGCTGCGCCGCTTCAAGGACGACGTCAAGAGCGTCACCGAAGGATACGAGGCCGGCATCAACCTCGGCAACTTCAACGACATCGAGATCGGCGACGTCATCGAGACCTTCGAGATGCGCGAGATCGAGCGCAAGTAG
- a CDS encoding adenylate kinase, with translation MRLLIMGPQGVGKGTQAKLLAEHYGIPTISTGDIFRANIKNKTELGKKVLEYTSQGFLVPDELTNEIVRDRLAQDDAKNGWILDGYPRNVAQVSALDEILEGLGEQLDAVVALTAPTNVLLERMAKRAKEEGRADDTPEAIQNRLNTYDKETTPVLDIYQQRGKLVTMNGVGEIDAISEEIVKALDAKLG, from the coding sequence ATGCGACTGCTGATTATGGGACCTCAGGGCGTCGGCAAGGGCACGCAGGCGAAGCTGCTCGCTGAGCACTACGGCATTCCGACGATCTCCACCGGAGACATCTTCCGCGCGAACATCAAGAACAAGACGGAACTGGGCAAGAAGGTGCTCGAATACACGTCGCAGGGATTCCTGGTCCCTGACGAGCTCACCAACGAGATCGTCCGCGATCGTCTTGCGCAGGATGATGCGAAGAATGGCTGGATCCTCGATGGCTACCCACGCAATGTCGCCCAGGTGAGCGCGCTCGACGAGATTCTCGAGGGCCTCGGCGAGCAGCTCGACGCCGTTGTCGCGCTGACCGCCCCCACCAATGTGCTGCTCGAGCGCATGGCCAAGCGCGCGAAGGAGGAGGGGCGTGCCGACGACACCCCGGAGGCGATCCAGAACCGTCTGAACACCTACGACAAGGAGACCACGCCGGTGCTCGACATCTACCAGCAGCGCGGCAAGCTCGTCACCATGAATGGCGTGGGCGAGATCGACGCGATCAGCGAGGAGATCGTCAAGGCACTCGATGCCAAGCTTGGCTGA
- the nusA gene encoding transcription termination factor NusA: MKLDLNGIHALAQEQGIDAETVDAALSEALRLAYLKMPHAAKHARVELDPRAGSFTIWARDEIAQEPTEDNPHPAPELGEEYDDTPHDFGRLAASTARQVIQQLFRKAEDDRVFGAFSGQRGKLITGVVQQDVKDPANVHVAVGDVEALLPRREQVPGERYRHGERIRVYVTTVARGLKGPEIIVSRSHPELVRRLFEREVPELASGAVSIMAIAREAGARTKIAVRANTPGINPKGALIGPGGSRVRAVMENLGSEKIDIIDWSANPAEFIAAALSPAVVSGVQVISEKNQTAIAFINDGQLSLAIGKEGQNARLAAKLTGWKIGIESNSAHAAKLREQAAKAADGTQSGNAEESAE; this comes from the coding sequence TTGAAACTCGATTTGAACGGAATCCACGCACTCGCACAGGAACAGGGAATCGATGCGGAGACCGTGGATGCCGCACTGTCGGAGGCGTTGCGACTCGCCTATTTGAAAATGCCGCATGCCGCGAAACACGCCCGAGTCGAACTCGACCCGCGCGCCGGCAGCTTCACCATCTGGGCTCGTGACGAGATTGCGCAGGAACCCACCGAAGACAATCCGCACCCCGCTCCGGAATTGGGAGAGGAATACGATGACACCCCGCATGATTTCGGCCGTCTGGCCGCGTCCACTGCGCGCCAGGTGATCCAGCAGCTCTTCCGCAAGGCGGAGGACGACCGCGTGTTCGGCGCCTTCAGCGGCCAGCGCGGCAAGCTGATCACCGGCGTGGTGCAGCAGGATGTCAAAGATCCCGCCAATGTGCACGTTGCCGTCGGCGATGTGGAGGCACTGCTGCCACGTCGTGAGCAGGTGCCCGGCGAACGCTACCGCCATGGCGAGCGCATTCGCGTGTACGTGACGACGGTGGCCCGCGGGCTCAAGGGACCGGAGATCATCGTCTCCCGTTCGCATCCGGAGCTCGTGCGGCGCCTGTTCGAACGCGAGGTGCCGGAGCTGGCATCCGGCGCCGTGTCGATCATGGCCATCGCCCGCGAGGCGGGCGCCCGCACGAAGATCGCCGTGCGTGCCAATACGCCAGGCATCAATCCGAAGGGTGCGCTCATCGGCCCAGGCGGTTCGCGTGTGCGTGCGGTGATGGAGAACCTCGGCTCTGAGAAGATCGACATCATCGACTGGTCGGCCAATCCGGCCGAGTTCATTGCGGCGGCGCTCTCGCCTGCAGTGGTCTCGGGTGTGCAGGTGATCAGCGAGAAGAACCAGACGGCCATCGCGTTCATCAATGACGGTCAGCTCTCGCTCGCCATTGGCAAGGAGGGCCAGAACGCCCGTCTCGCCGCAAAGCTCACCGGATGGAAGATTGGCATCGAATCCAATTCCGCCCATGCCGCAAAACTGCGTGAACAGGCGGCGAAGGCGGCCGATGGGACACAGTCCGGCAATGCCGAGGAGAGCGCCGAATAG
- the rpsK gene encoding 30S ribosomal protein S11: protein MAAQKQAARKTRRRDRKSIPVGQAHIKSTFNNTIISITDPSGAVVSWASGGDVGFKGSRKSTPYAAGMAAESAARKAMEHGVKKVDVFVKGPGSGRETAIRSLQSAGLEVGSITDVTPQAFNGVRPPKRRRV from the coding sequence ATGGCAGCTCAAAAGCAGGCCGCACGCAAGACCCGTCGCCGCGATCGCAAGTCGATCCCGGTCGGTCAGGCGCATATCAAGTCAACGTTTAACAACACCATCATCTCCATCACCGATCCGTCCGGCGCGGTTGTGTCCTGGGCGTCCGGTGGCGATGTCGGCTTCAAGGGCTCCCGTAAGTCCACGCCGTACGCCGCTGGTATGGCAGCCGAGTCCGCGGCCCGCAAGGCCATGGAACACGGCGTCAAGAAGGTCGATGTTTTCGTGAAGGGCCCGGGTTCCGGTCGTGAAACCGCCATCCGCTCCCTGCAGTCCGCTGGTCTCGAAGTCGGTTCGATCACCGACGTCACTCCACAGGCATTCAACGGCGTTCGCCCACCAAAGCGCCGCCGCGTCTGA
- the rpmJ gene encoding 50S ribosomal protein L36 — MKVSPSVKRICENCRVIRRHGRVMVICTNPRHKQRQG, encoded by the coding sequence ATGAAGGTTAGCCCAAGTGTGAAGAGGATCTGCGAAAACTGCCGCGTGATCCGTCGTCACGGTCGCGTCATGGTGATCTGCACAAACCCACGCCACAAGCAGCGTCAGGGCTGA
- the rplO gene encoding 50S ribosomal protein L15 yields MANEETTILQMHDLKPAPGAKKDRIRVGRGEGSKGKTSGRGDKGTKKRYQVRPGFEGGQLPLYMRLPKLRGFRSPFKTEYQVVNIAALNDLFPQGGEITVADLVAKGAVRANRPVKVLGEGEATAAFTLKGVTASASAKSKIEAAGGSISED; encoded by the coding sequence ATGGCTAACGAAGAGACCACAATCCTGCAAATGCATGACCTCAAGCCGGCACCAGGCGCCAAGAAGGATCGCATCCGCGTCGGCCGTGGTGAAGGCTCCAAGGGCAAGACCTCGGGCCGTGGCGACAAGGGCACCAAGAAGCGCTATCAGGTTCGTCCTGGCTTCGAAGGCGGCCAGCTGCCACTGTACATGCGTCTTCCCAAGCTCCGCGGCTTCCGCAGCCCGTTCAAGACTGAATACCAGGTCGTGAACATCGCTGCTCTCAACGACCTGTTCCCGCAGGGCGGCGAGATCACCGTGGCCGACCTCGTGGCCAAGGGCGCCGTGCGCGCCAACCGCCCGGTCAAGGTCCTCGGTGAGGGCGAAGCCACCGCCGCATTCACCCTCAAGGGTGTCACGGCCTCCGCTTCGGCGAAGTCCAAGATTGAGGCGGCAGGCGGTTCGATCAGCGAAGACTGA
- the rplQ gene encoding 50S ribosomal protein L17, with protein MPTPKKGPRLASSPAHERLMLANMATSLFEHGRITTTLPKAKRLRPLAERLITFAKRGDLHSRRRVMRVIRNKSVVHKLFTQIAEQMEQREGGYTRIVKIAPRKGDSAPAAIIELVTEPVSPKKAVVKEAEAATKVAAKEEPAQTEAAAE; from the coding sequence ATGCCTACACCAAAGAAAGGCCCACGCCTGGCGTCCAGCCCGGCACATGAGCGTCTGATGCTCGCGAACATGGCCACCAGCCTGTTCGAGCACGGCCGCATCACCACCACGCTGCCGAAGGCCAAGCGCCTTCGTCCGCTGGCCGAGCGCCTGATCACCTTCGCCAAGCGCGGTGATCTGCACTCCCGCCGCCGTGTGATGCGCGTGATCCGTAACAAGTCCGTCGTGCACAAGCTGTTCACGCAGATCGCTGAGCAGATGGAGCAGCGCGAGGGCGGTTACACCCGCATCGTCAAGATCGCCCCGCGCAAGGGCGATTCCGCTCCCGCAGCCATCATCGAGCTCGTCACCGAACCGGTGAGCCCGAAGAAGGCAGTGGTCAAGGAAGCCGAAGCTGCGACCAAGGTCGCCGCCAAGGAAGAGCCGGCACAGACCGAGGCAGCCGCTGAGTGA
- the rpsM gene encoding 30S ribosomal protein S13 encodes MARLAGVDIPNDKRIEVALTYIFGVGRTRAKETLEATGINPDTRVKDLTDEQLITLRDYLESNYKIEGDLRREVDADIRRKIQINSYQGMRHRKGLPVRGQRTKTNARTRKGPKRTVAGKKKATK; translated from the coding sequence ATGGCACGTCTTGCCGGAGTCGACATCCCAAATGACAAGCGCATCGAGGTCGCGCTCACCTACATCTTCGGTGTGGGACGCACCCGCGCCAAGGAAACCCTTGAGGCGACTGGCATCAATCCAGACACCCGCGTCAAGGACCTGACGGATGAGCAGCTGATCACGCTGCGTGACTACCTCGAGTCGAACTATAAGATCGAAGGCGATCTGCGTCGTGAAGTCGACGCCGACATTCGCCGCAAGATCCAGATCAACAGCTACCAGGGCATGCGCCACCGCAAGGGCCTGCCGGTCCGCGGTCAGCGCACGAAGACCAACGCACGCACCCGCAAGGGCCCGAAGCGCACGGTCGCTGGCAAAAAGAAGGCCACCAAGTAA
- the truA gene encoding tRNA pseudouridine(38-40) synthase TruA gives MTRLRIDLAYNGAGFHGWAVQPDRRTVQGVIEEALGRILHGHGEHAEAPRLTVAGRTDAGVHASHQVCHVDVSDQALARCVGHMQVTAVKALETRLSRMMPDDIAIHAVSVAPDGFDARFSALERTYVYRIVDARVPWDPRLRDFVWRTDRELDIAQMNAAAALTLGLHDFGSFAIANPGGTTIREVKTAYWQRVPTRSLIEPGMGERYHAPAVESGLLCFTIVADAFARNMVRSLVGACVQVGMGKRDVDWFAGKMHVPLREGSTGPIAPQGLTLEHIAYPADGELAARAERIRAKRTL, from the coding sequence GTGACACGTTTACGAATCGACTTGGCCTATAACGGCGCCGGCTTCCACGGATGGGCGGTGCAGCCCGATCGCAGGACCGTGCAGGGCGTCATTGAAGAGGCGTTGGGCAGGATTCTGCATGGGCATGGGGAGCATGCCGAAGCACCCAGGCTCACCGTCGCCGGACGCACGGACGCCGGTGTGCACGCCTCGCATCAGGTGTGTCACGTCGACGTTTCCGATCAGGCACTTGCACGCTGCGTTGGCCACATGCAGGTGACTGCGGTGAAGGCGCTGGAGACCAGACTGTCACGCATGATGCCCGACGACATTGCCATCCATGCGGTTTCGGTGGCACCGGACGGCTTTGACGCGCGCTTCTCCGCACTCGAGCGCACCTATGTATATCGGATCGTCGACGCGCGCGTGCCTTGGGATCCGAGACTGAGGGATTTCGTATGGCGCACCGACCGCGAACTCGACATCGCGCAGATGAATGCCGCCGCCGCTCTCACACTCGGACTGCATGACTTCGGTTCGTTCGCCATCGCGAATCCCGGAGGCACGACGATCCGCGAGGTGAAGACCGCCTACTGGCAGCGCGTACCCACCCGGTCTCTGATCGAACCAGGCATGGGGGAGCGCTACCATGCGCCTGCCGTGGAATCTGGACTGCTGTGCTTCACGATTGTCGCCGACGCCTTCGCTCGCAACATGGTGCGTTCGCTCGTAGGTGCCTGCGTGCAGGTGGGCATGGGCAAACGGGACGTGGATTGGTTCGCCGGCAAGATGCATGTGCCATTGCGCGAAGGATCCACTGGACCGATCGCGCCCCAGGGGCTCACGCTCGAGCACATCGCCTATCCAGCCGACGGCGAGCTCGCCGCGCGGGCAGAGCGAATCCGTGCCAAGCGCACGCTCTAG
- the secY gene encoding preprotein translocase subunit SecY: protein MRTLIQAFRTKELRNKILFVLGIIIIYRIGSFIPTPGVDYKVVNDCVANTTNNAENFIGLVNLFSGGAMLQLSIFALGVMPYITASIVVQLLRAVIPRFEALHKEGQSGEAKLTQYTRYLTIGLAVLQSTTILVTARSGALFNYQCSNVIPDASIWNMVVMIMVMTGGTGLIMWMAELITEKGIGQGMSILIFLSICSGFLPQLWQIGWGTNGADGNWTKFAIVTVVLLVIMIFVNYVELSQRRIPVQYTRRMIGRKMYGGSSTYLPLKINMSGVIPPIFASSILAIPTLFAQFGNSQQSWVQWVNKYLANTTSVWYICLYALMIVFFTFFYTEITFNPDETADNMKQFGGFIPGIRAGSATSRYLKYVINRLNTVGAIYLLFVALLPTVLIMALKLNTQLPFGGTTLLIIAGVGLDTLRQAKAQTEQYQYAGFLFENTNHTEGNAIAK from the coding sequence GTGAGGACGTTAATCCAGGCCTTTCGCACCAAGGAGCTGAGGAACAAGATCCTCTTCGTCCTTGGCATCATCATCATCTACCGAATCGGCTCGTTCATTCCAACGCCGGGTGTCGATTACAAGGTCGTGAACGACTGCGTGGCGAATACGACCAACAATGCGGAGAACTTCATCGGACTGGTGAACCTGTTCTCGGGCGGTGCAATGCTGCAGCTGTCCATCTTCGCATTGGGCGTCATGCCGTACATCACCGCGTCGATCGTGGTGCAGCTGCTGCGTGCCGTGATTCCACGCTTCGAGGCCCTGCACAAGGAGGGGCAGTCCGGTGAGGCCAAGCTCACCCAGTACACGCGTTACCTTACCATCGGTCTCGCCGTGCTGCAGTCCACGACGATCCTCGTCACCGCTCGTTCCGGTGCGCTGTTCAACTACCAGTGCAGCAATGTGATCCCCGATGCCTCCATTTGGAACATGGTCGTCATGATCATGGTGATGACCGGCGGCACCGGCCTGATCATGTGGATGGCCGAATTGATCACCGAGAAGGGCATCGGTCAGGGCATGTCGATCCTCATCTTCCTGTCCATCTGCTCAGGCTTCCTGCCGCAGCTGTGGCAGATCGGCTGGGGTACGAACGGCGCCGACGGCAATTGGACGAAGTTCGCGATCGTCACCGTCGTGCTGCTTGTGATCATGATCTTCGTGAACTACGTGGAGCTCTCGCAGCGCCGTATTCCGGTGCAATACACGCGCCGCATGATCGGCCGCAAGATGTATGGCGGCTCCTCCACCTACTTGCCGCTCAAGATCAACATGAGCGGCGTGATCCCGCCGATCTTCGCCTCGTCGATCCTCGCGATCCCGACATTGTTCGCACAGTTCGGCAACAGCCAGCAGAGCTGGGTGCAGTGGGTGAACAAGTACCTCGCCAACACGACGAGCGTATGGTACATCTGCCTGTATGCACTGATGATTGTGTTCTTCACGTTCTTCTACACAGAGATCACGTTCAACCCAGATGAGACAGCAGACAACATGAAGCAGTTTGGTGGCTTCATTCCCGGCATTCGTGCAGGCTCCGCCACCTCGCGTTATCTCAAGTACGTGATCAACCGACTCAACACCGTCGGCGCGATCTACCTGCTGTTCGTCGCATTGCTGCCGACCGTGCTCATCATGGCGCTCAAGCTCAACACGCAGCTGCCGTTCGGTGGCACGACGCTGCTGATCATCGCCGGCGTGGGTCTCGACACGCTGCGTCAGGCGAAGGCGCAGACGGAGCAGTACCAGTACGCGGGCTTCCTGTTCGAGAACACTAATCACACCGAGGGCAACGCCATCGCCAAGTGA
- the rpmD gene encoding 50S ribosomal protein L30, with the protein MAKLKITLVHGVAHANKKQKATVQTLALRKIGQSTVLEDNSSTRGMIAVVRHLVNVEEAE; encoded by the coding sequence ATGGCAAAGCTGAAGATCACGCTCGTGCACGGCGTTGCACACGCGAACAAGAAGCAGAAGGCTACCGTGCAGACGCTCGCCCTTCGCAAGATCGGCCAGAGCACTGTTCTTGAAGACAACTCGTCGACCCGCGGCATGATCGCCGTCGTGCGTCACTTGGTCAATGTTGAGGAGGCAGAGTGA
- the infA gene encoding translation initiation factor IF-1, whose amino-acid sequence MAKDGVIEVEGRVVEALPNAMFRVELENKHIVLATISGKMRKNYIRILPQDRVVLEMSPYDLNRGRITYRYK is encoded by the coding sequence ATGGCAAAAGACGGTGTGATTGAAGTTGAAGGCCGAGTCGTAGAGGCTCTGCCCAATGCGATGTTCCGTGTGGAACTGGAGAATAAGCACATCGTGCTCGCCACAATTTCCGGCAAAATGCGCAAGAACTACATTCGTATTCTTCCGCAGGACCGTGTGGTGCTCGAGATGAGCCCGTACGACCTCAATCGTGGTCGCATTACGTACCGTTACAAGTAA
- a CDS encoding DNA-directed RNA polymerase subunit alpha — protein sequence MLIAQRPTLTEESLNPQRSRFIIEPLEPGFGYTLGNSLRRTLLSSIPGAAVTSVRISGALHEFTTLPGIEEDVTEILLNIKGIVLTSEYDEPVVMYLRKAGSGEATAGDITPPAGVTIANPDLHIATLAEDGELEIEFTVERGRGYVPAQMNKQDGDEIGRIPVDSIYSPVLKVSYKVEATRVEQRTDFDRLILDVETKPAISPRDAVASAGSTLVELFGLCRELNTQAEGVEIGPAPVAEQADPGMSVPIEDLNLTQRSYNCLKREGIHTVGELVNHTEQDLLDIRNFGMKSIDEVKEKLQSLGLSLKASPLGFDTNNLEGGTFFSPEDE from the coding sequence GTGCTTATCGCACAGCGTCCGACACTTACCGAGGAATCGCTCAACCCTCAGCGTTCCCGTTTCATCATCGAGCCGCTTGAGCCGGGTTTCGGCTACACGCTTGGCAACTCGCTTCGCCGTACTCTGCTCAGCTCGATTCCGGGAGCGGCAGTGACGTCGGTGCGTATTTCTGGTGCGCTGCATGAGTTCACCACTCTGCCCGGCATCGAGGAAGACGTCACCGAGATCTTGTTGAACATCAAGGGCATCGTGCTCACCAGCGAATACGATGAGCCTGTCGTGATGTATCTGCGCAAGGCGGGCAGCGGCGAGGCCACCGCAGGGGACATCACCCCGCCGGCCGGCGTCACCATTGCCAACCCGGATCTGCACATCGCCACCCTCGCCGAAGATGGCGAACTCGAGATCGAGTTCACCGTCGAGCGTGGCCGCGGGTACGTCCCAGCCCAGATGAACAAGCAGGATGGCGATGAGATCGGCCGCATCCCGGTCGATTCCATCTACTCCCCAGTGCTCAAGGTGAGCTACAAGGTCGAAGCCACCCGCGTGGAACAGCGCACCGACTTCGACAGGCTCATTCTGGATGTGGAAACCAAGCCGGCCATCTCCCCGCGCGATGCTGTCGCATCCGCAGGATCCACGCTGGTTGAGCTCTTCGGCCTGTGCCGCGAACTCAACACGCAGGCCGAGGGTGTGGAAATCGGGCCAGCCCCGGTGGCCGAGCAGGCCGATCCGGGCATGTCCGTTCCGATCGAGGATCTCAACCTCACCCAGCGCAGCTACAACTGCCTGAAGCGTGAGGGCATCCACACGGTCGGCGAGCTGGTGAACCACACGGAGCAGGATCTGCTCGACATCCGCAATTTCGGTATGAAGTCCATCGACGAGGTGAAGGAGAAGCTGCAGTCCCTGGGTCTGTCGCTCAAGGCCTCGCCGCTCGGCTTCGACACCAACAACCTCGAAGGCGGCACCTTCTTCTCGCCGGAAGACGAGTAA